In Chitinophaga sp. H8, the sequence GGTATCAAAAACATAGAAAGCAAAAGCATTCAGGGCCTTACCATGATCAAGCTGAGCTTTTACGAAAGCACAGATATGGCAGAGGCTTCTGCACAGGTGGCCTTGCAGGTAAACAGGGCCATGAAATTTTTCCCACCGGGTGCGCTGCCTCCCCAGGTGGTGCGGTTTGATGCTTCTTCTCTTCCGGTGGGGCAGTTGGTGTTTTCGAGTAAGGGCCGTTCCCTGAAAGAGATCTACGACCTGGCGGCAACACGTGTACGACCTATGTTTGCTTCCGTAAGGGGACTGAGTGCGCCACCTCCTTTTGGTGCTAACTCCAGGTCATTGCTGATTAATGTAGACCCTGATAAGCTAAGAAGTTTCGGAATAGCACCGGATGATGTAGTAGAAGCGATTACCAGGTCGAATGTGATGTCGCCATCGGGCAACCTGCGGATGAATAACACCATGTACCTGACCACTATCAATACCCTGCAGCAAACAGTGGAAGAATTTAACCGCATTCCATTGAAAACAAAACAGGGAGGCACCATTTATGTTAGTGATGTGGCAAAGGTGAAGGACGGGATGGATGTTACGGTAGACTATGCTTTGGTGAACGGCAAACGTTCTGTATATATCCCGGTTGTAAAAACGGCAGATGCCTCCACCTGGCAGGTGGTACAGGACCTGAAAGCCCGCATCCCTGAGATGCAAAGCCTGTTGCCGGACGATGTAAAGTTATCTTACGAATTTGATCAGTCTGTCTTCGTGGCTAATTCTGTGAAGAGCCTCATCTTTGAAGGTACTTTAGGGGCACTGCTGACGGGACTGATGGTATTCCTGTTTTTAAGAGACCTGAGAAGCAGCCTGGTAGTGATCATTACCATCCCTGTATCTATTTTGTCTGCGCTGTTATTACTGAAATTATTTGACCAGACCATCAATATCATGACCCTGAGCGGGTTGGCACTGGCAGTAGGTATTCTGGTGGATCAGGCCACGGTAACGATTGAAAATATACATCAGCACCTGGAAATGGGAAAACCCAAAGAGCAGGCGATCTATGATGCCTGTAAGGAAATTGCTTTTCCGCTGTTACTGATCCTCCTTTGTATACTGGCTGTTTTTGCACCATCCTTTATGATGAATGGGATTCCTAGAGCGATGTTCCTGCCGTTGTCTTTATCTATCGGCTTTGCGATGATCGTTTCTTATCTACTGGCGCAAAGTCTGGTGCCTGTGATCTGTAACTGGTTGCTGAAGGAAGAAAAATTCCGTTATAAACACGGACAATTCCATGCCCATGCAGGAGAAGCCCTGGATGAGGAAGAAATCGGGCAAATCAGCACACATCTACAGCAGGAACAAAGAGAGCCGGAAAAGAATGATGGATTTGAAAGGTTAAAACTTGGATTTATCCGCATACTGGAGAAGATGATGCCCTGGAGGAAAACTGCTATCAGTATTTACCTCATCCTGGTATTGTTATTATCCGGTTTTTGTTTTGTAGATATCGGCAAAGACCTGATGCCAAGAACAAACGGCAGCCAATTCCAGGTAAGGATCAAAGCCCCGGACGGTACCAGGCTGGAACGTACCGAAGCATTATTAAAACAGGCACTGGCTATTATAGATACTACGGTACAGCATCATGTATCGATGAGCTCTGCTTATGTAGGGCTGGTGCCTTCCAGTTATGGAACCAGTAACCTGTACATCTTTAATGCCGGTACACATGAAGCGGTATTGCAGGTGCAGCTGGACGAACATTACAAGGTAAAGATGGATGACCTGAAAGATGTGTTACGCAAAAATATCAACAGCCGGATGCCGGGTGTGCGATTATCTTTTGAGCCTATTGACATGACGGAAAAGATCATGAGCCAGGGGGCGGCTACACCGATTGAAATAAGAGTAGCCGGAAAAGATATGGAGCAGATCACTGCTTATGCAGATACCATTCTTCAAAAGATGCGCGCCGTACCTTATTTCCGGGATGTGCAGATTGCCCAGCCATTAAAATTTCCTACCATCGCTATTAACATAGACCGGGAGAAGGCTGCCCGCTGGGGAGTGACGGTAGATGGTATTGCCAGATCTGTTACGGCCAGTACTTCTTCCAGCCGTTTTACCCAAAAGATCCAGTGGCTGGATGAAAAGGTAGCCTATACGTACCAGGTGCAGGTACAGGTACCGGAATACGTGATGAGTACGATGGATGAGTTAAAGGAAATTCCGTTGACCAAAGGTAGTGCCCGACCTGTGCTGGCAGATGTGGCAGACTTCTCCATGAAAGAGGTGCCTGGCGAATATGACAGAATGGGGCCCCGCCGGTACCTCACGATCAATGCCAATATCAAGGACAAGGATCTGGGTACTGCAACACGGGAGGTACAGCAGATCCTGCATGAATTAGGACAGCCTCCCAAAGGCATTGTGACAGAAGTTCACGGGGTATCCAGCCTGTTTACCGAAACCATGAAAGGCCTGCAAACGGGATTGCTGTTTGCGGTACTGGTGATCTTCTTATTGCTGGCGGCCAATTATCAGTCGGTGAAACTTTCACTGGTAGTTTTGATCACGGTGCCCGCAGTGATCCTGGGAGCATTGCTGATGTTGCTGCAATTTGGCTCTACGCTGAATCTGCAATCGTATATGGGTATCATTATGTCTATCGGTGTTTCAGTAGCTAATGCCATTCTGATTGTGACCAATGCGGAAAGTTTGCGGCTGGTATATAAGGATGCAAAACAAGCGGCGGTAACAGCTGCTGCTGTTCGCTTGCGGCCTATTTTAATGACCAGCTTTGCAATGATAGCAGGGATGATCCCAATGGCAGCAGGACTGGGAGAGGCCGGAGAACAAAGTGCACCTTTGGGCAGAGCAGTGATAGGTGGGCTGATTGCCTCCACGCTGGCAGCCTTGTTTATTCTGCCCCTGGCATTTGCGGTATTACAACGCAAATCATCTCTGGAAAGCCCTTCACTATTACCTGGTAAAAAAAGAAAACAACACATGGAAATGAAAAATGTAACGATTATACTCATCGGGATAGCATTGTTGGCCAATGCTTGTGGTAATGCCCGCAAGCCCGTTGATATGACCACCAGTAATACCGCTAAAAACACCGGATATGATTTTACCAGTGTGGTAAAAAGGCCATTGGTGTCGGTGGTGAAATTACCCGGCGAATTCAAACCTTTTGAGATGGTGTCTATCTATCCCAAAATAAGCGGATTTATAAAGACCATACCGGTAGATATGGGCACGTTTGTAAGGCAGGGAGATGTATTGATCACATTAGAAGCACCGGAGGTAGAACAGCGCTTACAGGCGGCCAAAGCTAAATATGCACAGGCAAATGCGGTTTATCTGAGCAGTAAAGACCGGTACGACAGGCTAACAAAGGCGGCGGTCACACCCGGGGCAGTCTCTCCTTTTGAACTGGAAAGTGCCAAAGCAAAGATGACTGCGGATGCTGCTACCCGCGATGCAGAGCAGGCCAATGTAGCTGCTTTTGAAACCTCCAAAGGATACCTGACCGTGACCGCGCCATTTGATGGCATTATCACCGAAAGGAATGTACACCCGGGAGCACTGGTAGGGCCGGAGATAAAAAGCAGCGATAAACCTATGCTGGTACTGCAGCAGGAAAAAAAGCTGAGGCTGGTGGTATATGTACCGGAATCCTTGTCGGGCAGTGTGGATGAGCACGGGATGGTAGCTTACGAAGTAACCGGAAACCCAGGCAAAATCTACCAGGCACGGATCACCCGATTTGCAGGCGCTATCAACACCGGATTACGTTCCGAAGCCTATGAAATGGACCTGATAGCCGAGAACGGACAGGTGAAACCAGGCATGTTTGCAGAAGTGAAACTACCCTTAAAAGTAAATGCCAGCTCGTTTGTAGTACCGGCATCTGCTATCGTAAATGCTACCACCGGGAAATACCTGGTAGCAGTAGATGATGGGAATAAAACCAGGTTTATGCACGTAAAAGAAGGCATTACCGGCAATGATAGTACCCAGGTGTTTGGTAAGCTGGAAGGTAACGAAAAGATCCTGCTGCATCCTACTAATGATATTGCAGAAGGAAGCATTATTGAATAGTATCCCTGTACCCATAAATAAAAAAGCCCCTGGTAAGTTTCACCAGGGGTTTTTTGTTGCTTTTCCTCTCCGGATTACCCGGTTATAGCATAAGCCATACAGTTAGCAATTACTACGATTGATTATGAATAAACCATACATGTTCTGCAGATATTCCATAGATATCCCGTAGATATCCCGACTATACACATTGTCGGGATATCTACGGGATATATACGGGACATATACGGGACATATACGGGATATCCCTATGCAAACGTAGGCCCATGGCAGTAATTGCTATGAAAATGGTCTAGTCCTGGTATAGGTTTACACCTTTTGTTAATAAATCCTGTATTGGGTTTACAATCAGAGGAGATGGGAGGTATTTATTGGAAGAAGTTCATTGGATATGCCTGAAAAGCAAATAGGACCGGTACCACCGGTCCTATTTATATTTGTGTTTCCACGGTCCTGATCATATCATGAGGGCAGTAATGGGGTTACTGCTGTGCTTTTTTCTTTTTCTGATGATCTACAATGGCACCGGTAGCAGCCCCTGTACCAGCTCCGATCAGCGTACCTATAGCAGCTCCTTTTAAGCGGTCCTTATTCACGATGGCACCAGTTACGGCACCTGCACCAGCTCCAACTACCGCACCTTTAGCGGTATGGCTCCAGCTTTTCCAGCCTTTCTTTTTAGCAGGAGCTGCCGGGGTAGCAGCAGTAGTATTATCATATGCAGTATTTTCACCGGCATTGTAGCTGTTACCACTATAAGCAGCGGCAGCTCTTCTGGCCCTTTGGGTTTTTACCCGGTTCATGGAATCGATGACCTGCTGCTTTGCCACATTCACCGCATTGATGGAATCTATCGTTGCTTTCCTGGCTTGTTCTATCGCTGCGGCAGTATCTGCTTTACTCTGACAGGAAAAAAGTGCCACGGTTGTTGCTAAGGCTATCAATAAGTGTTTCATGGCTAAAATTTTTTAAATACAATCGCTTTACCCGGATAATTACGAAAACCATGCCATTTTTAGTAGATTGGCCATCATGGGGCGTTTTAGGGGTGTGTTGTCTTTAAGAAAATAGCTTTCAGGCGTTTTTAAGCATCCTTCCGGCCAGAGAGGGGAACCAGCGTTGCAGGTGTTTTAAAAGCTTTAAACATTTCTTTATCTACGGGCGTTAATATGGAGAAGTCAGGTGCTAAAACCTGTTGTGAATGATGGTGTAATATATCAGTTTCCATTGCTAACCGCTAAAATTATGCTGCTATGAAAACAATGTTGTCACTGGGTATTTGTATCAGTTTATTGTTTTCCTGTTCCAGTACACAATTATTAACCTCCTGGAAGTCGCCGGAGGCTACTGCCAGAAAATTTAATAAAATATTAATAGGTGGGATGATGGGGGCCAAAGACCGGGAATTGCGGGAGAATATTGAAAATGCCCTGGTACAAAGTTTGAAGGCAAAAGGTCTGAATGCTTTTTCCGCATATCAGACTTATGGGCCTAAAGCATTTGAAGGATTATCTGAAAAAGAAGCTGCACAAAAGGTGACAGCGGATGGTTTTGATGGTGCTTTTACAATTGTATTATTAGACCGGTCCAAAGAAAAAAACTATACCCCGGGGTCTATGTATTATTCTCCCTATGCCATAGGTTACAGCCGTTATTGGCGGCATTATTACACCTTGTACGACCGTGTTTATACCCCTGGTTATTATACTACTTCTACCAATTATGTACTGGAAGCCAACTTCTTTAACCTGGCAGCAGGTGCGGATGCTTTGGAATATTCTGCCCAGACCAAAACATTTGACCCGGGATCAGCACAGGCACTAGCTGCAGAATTCACCAGAACCGTGGTGGATGACATGATAAAAAAAGGTGTTATTACAAATTAAGCGATATTATTATTTACCGGATATGCTACTAAAAAGCTGTTTCACCACTTAGGTTGAAGCAGCTTTTTAATTGGGAAGTACAGGTGCGCTACTATTTCACCGGATATATCTTTATATTTGGAACAAATCAACCTGATTTTTCTACAGTGAGCAGGTAAAAAAATATGGGGGAACCGACGGATATAGCGTTATTACAGGGACTAAAGAACAATGATGAGGAAGCATTTACCGGTATCTATAACCGGTATTGGCAACCACTCTATTATACCGCTGTCAATGTGTTGCAGCAGGCTCCCCTGGCGGAGGATATCGTACAGGAAGTATTTATATCCCTCTGGCGCAGGCGTGATGAACTGGAAATCACTCATCTGAAAGCCTATCTGTCTAAAGCCGTAAAGTTCCAGGTATTAAAAACCATCCGTGATAATAAAGCAGACCACCTGTTTTATGAACGTTTGCAACGTATTACTGCTACTATTATAAAAGAAGATCCTTTACTGGGAAAAGAAATGCAGGCCATATTTACCCGGCTGGCAGCGGATTTACCGGAAGATTGCCGGGAAATTTTCCGTCTGAGCAGGGAAGAAGGGCTTACCTACCATGAAATAGCTTCCAGGCTGCAGATTTCTGTTAAAACAGTAGAGAAAAAAATGTCCTTCTCACTCAAGTACTTCCGTACCGGTTTAAGTGAGGTATTGTTACTATTTATGCTCACCCGGATCCATTAGTATTCAATTCCCCAACTGGCCTTTAAGGTCATTCAAAAAAAAAATATTGTTTTTACCGTAGGGTATACCTCCCTTTTTGGTACTTACTATGGAGTGATGGAAAAAGAAATTTTCAGACAATTGATCAAAAGGTGCCTGGAGGGTACTGCCACAGCGGAAGAACGCCAGCTGGTGGATGCATATTACAACCGGTTGGAGAAGGACGCAATGGCCCGGCTGGCGCCTGCTGAGGAAGAGGCATTACGGGAAAGGATGCTGCATAGGATTCATCATGCGGTACAGGAAGCTGCGCCGGAAGTACCGGTATTGGTGACCAGGGGCAGAGCATGGTGGCAGTATGCGGCGGCAGCGGCAGTATTGGGCATCCTGGTGGCGGCAGGGGGGTATTTTTTTATGCAGCAGCGGTCCGTTGTACCTAAAGAGGTAGGTGCCGTAAATCAACCGGAAGGACAGATACCAGGATATAATAAAGCTACCCTTACTTTGGCCAATGGCGTGGTGGTACCACTGGATAGTACCGGCCACCAGGTGATCAGGCAGGGCAATGTGACTGTATACCAGCAAAAAGGATTGCTGGAATATAAAGAGAAGGGAAAGGGCAACGGTATGGCATTCAATACACTGAAAACCCCCCGGGGAGCACAATACCGGCTCACCCTGCCGGATGGTACCGGGGTATGGCTGAATGCGGCTTCTGAGCTTAAATACCCGACTTCTTTCCAGGGTAAGGAACGAAGAGTATACTTAAGTGGGGAAGGCTATTTTGAAATTGCAGCGAATGCACAGCAGCCTTTTGTAGTAAGTGCCAATGACGTGGATGTGAATGTACTGGGTACCCAGTTTAATATAATGGCATATGCAGATGAGGCGTTTGTGAAAACCACCCTGTTGCAGGGGGCGGTAAAGGTGTCAAAAGAACAGGCAGCCGTGGTACTGCAACCAGGACAGGCGGCCATTCTGAACAACGGCCGTAGTGATATACAGGTGCGGCAAACAAATACCACAGAAGACGTGGCCTGGAAAAACGGGTATTTTGTTTTTAATAACGAAAACCTGGAAAGCATTATGAAGAAGATCGTCAGGTACTACGATGTGGAAGTAGAATACAGAACAGATATCAGTAATAAAAATTTCGGTGGATCAGTTGCTCGCTTTAGTAGCCTGGCCGAATTGTTAAGCACGTTGGAACTAACAGGAATTGTACATTTTAAAATGGACGGAAATAAAGTGATTGTCATGCCATAATAAATTAATCATCTTATAAACCAGTAATTGCCACTCATGTTTGCGGGTATTGCCTGATAGCTACAGGTACAATATCTGGCGGATATACTATTCCACAAATCTTTAATCTATAACCAAACAACCAAAATGAATAAGCAGTTCGCGTTATTTAGACGGAGGAAGCATTGCCGCGCTTATGTCCGCCCGTTGTTGAGAATGAAATTTTTATTTATCCTTCTTTTAGCCTGCCTGGTACAGGTAAATGCCGCTACCTATGCGCAGAAGGTCAGTTTGTCGGTTAGGAATGCTTCACTGGAAGAAGTATTCAGACAACTGAAGCTGCAAAGTGGGTACGACTTTTTGTATAGTGCACAGGTAGTGCAGCATACAAAAGTAAGTTTACAGGTAAAGGATGAAGAACTGGTAAATGTGATCGAAAAATGTTTAAAAGGGTCAGACCTGACTTTCACCATCCGGAATAAAACGGTAGTGATAAAAAAGGTGGGTGCAAACCTGACTGCCGATATTGAATCCCCTTTGCAGGCCAGGCAGGTAAGCGGTACCGTTACTGATGAAAAAGGACAGGGATTACCTGGTGTAAGTGTTAAACTGAAAGGCACCAACACAGGTACCATGACAGATGTAAACGGGAAATTCTCGTTAAATGTGAGTGTTAACAACCCGGTACTGGTTTTTAGCTATATCGGTTTTAATACCGAAGAAGTGGTGGTGTCCCAGAATAATATTGCCAACATGGTGATGAAAGAGCAGCTTTCTTCCCTCAACCAGGTGGTGGTAGTAGGTTATGGTACCCAGCGTAAAGCCAATGTATTGGGAGCGGTATCGCAGGTAAGTGGAAAAGAATTACAGACTTCACCTACCGGTAATCTTTCTTCTATGTTGCAGGGACGGTTGCCTGGTTTGGTTACCAAACAACCCAGCGGCCAACCCGGTTCAGATGGAGCATCTTTGTTGGTGAGAGGTTTGAACAGTCCTACCAGCAACTCCCCATTAGTAGTAGTGGATGGTATCCCAAGGCCTTTTCCCAATATCAACCCGGATGAAGTAGAAAGTATCACTATCCTGAAGGATGCTTCTTCGGGTGCGGTATATGGTGTACAGGCTGCTAACGGGGTGATACTGGTGACCACAAAGAGAGGTCTGAAACAAAAATCTACCATAGATGTACATTCCTCTTTATCCCTTAGTACCAATACTAATTTTCCTAAATTCCTGAATGGTGCTGATTATGCCTACTGGTATGATAAAGCACAGGAAATGGATGGTGTGCCCGAAAGTGGCCGCCGGTTTACGCAAGACCAGATAGACCGCATCAAAAATGGTGATCCGAAAGGCGTTTATGCCAATACGGATTGGTTTGATATGTTGTTTAAATCCACTGCTCCTACCTATGTGAACAATATTTCTTTAAGAGGTGGTAATGATGATATCAAATATTTTGTTTCTCTCGGTTCGTATAACCAGCGGGGTATTATTGACAGAACAGGTTATGATCGTTACAGTATCCGTGCCAACATAGATGCTAAAGTGGCTAAGAACCTGAATTTGTCGGTGAATCTTGCAGGGCAAACCAATGAAACCAAACAACCCGGGTTAAGTGCAGGTTTAGGCAATAGCTATGGTTCTATTTTCAGCCAGGCACTGATGTCTTATCCTTATCTGCCTGCTTACCTGGATGGAAAGCCGGTAGGTAGCCAGAATCCGGGTAACGGTAACCAGAACCCACTGGCTGCCAGAGACCTTTCCGGTGACCAAAATAACAGGGCAGCAATGTTTGAAGGAAGCATGGCCCTGAAATACA encodes:
- a CDS encoding efflux RND transporter permease subunit, whose protein sequence is MDLVTGALKRPITVIILVLGMLIFSLIAIPKIPIDIFPRLNLPTIYVIESYGGMSAQQMEGFFATRLQDQFLYVNGIKNIESKSIQGLTMIKLSFYESTDMAEASAQVALQVNRAMKFFPPGALPPQVVRFDASSLPVGQLVFSSKGRSLKEIYDLAATRVRPMFASVRGLSAPPPFGANSRSLLINVDPDKLRSFGIAPDDVVEAITRSNVMSPSGNLRMNNTMYLTTINTLQQTVEEFNRIPLKTKQGGTIYVSDVAKVKDGMDVTVDYALVNGKRSVYIPVVKTADASTWQVVQDLKARIPEMQSLLPDDVKLSYEFDQSVFVANSVKSLIFEGTLGALLTGLMVFLFLRDLRSSLVVIITIPVSILSALLLLKLFDQTINIMTLSGLALAVGILVDQATVTIENIHQHLEMGKPKEQAIYDACKEIAFPLLLILLCILAVFAPSFMMNGIPRAMFLPLSLSIGFAMIVSYLLAQSLVPVICNWLLKEEKFRYKHGQFHAHAGEALDEEEIGQISTHLQQEQREPEKNDGFERLKLGFIRILEKMMPWRKTAISIYLILVLLLSGFCFVDIGKDLMPRTNGSQFQVRIKAPDGTRLERTEALLKQALAIIDTTVQHHVSMSSAYVGLVPSSYGTSNLYIFNAGTHEAVLQVQLDEHYKVKMDDLKDVLRKNINSRMPGVRLSFEPIDMTEKIMSQGAATPIEIRVAGKDMEQITAYADTILQKMRAVPYFRDVQIAQPLKFPTIAINIDREKAARWGVTVDGIARSVTASTSSSRFTQKIQWLDEKVAYTYQVQVQVPEYVMSTMDELKEIPLTKGSARPVLADVADFSMKEVPGEYDRMGPRRYLTINANIKDKDLGTATREVQQILHELGQPPKGIVTEVHGVSSLFTETMKGLQTGLLFAVLVIFLLLAANYQSVKLSLVVLITVPAVILGALLMLLQFGSTLNLQSYMGIIMSIGVSVANAILIVTNAESLRLVYKDAKQAAVTAAAVRLRPILMTSFAMIAGMIPMAAGLGEAGEQSAPLGRAVIGGLIASTLAALFILPLAFAVLQRKSSLESPSLLPGKKRKQHMEMKNVTIILIGIALLANACGNARKPVDMTTSNTAKNTGYDFTSVVKRPLVSVVKLPGEFKPFEMVSIYPKISGFIKTIPVDMGTFVRQGDVLITLEAPEVEQRLQAAKAKYAQANAVYLSSKDRYDRLTKAAVTPGAVSPFELESAKAKMTADAATRDAEQANVAAFETSKGYLTVTAPFDGIITERNVHPGALVGPEIKSSDKPMLVLQQEKKLRLVVYVPESLSGSVDEHGMVAYEVTGNPGKIYQARITRFAGAINTGLRSEAYEMDLIAENGQVKPGMFAEVKLPLKVNASSFVVPASAIVNATTGKYLVAVDDGNKTRFMHVKEGITGNDSTQVFGKLEGNEKILLHPTNDIAEGSIIE
- a CDS encoding YMGG-like glycine zipper-containing protein; its protein translation is MKHLLIALATTVALFSCQSKADTAAAIEQARKATIDSINAVNVAKQQVIDSMNRVKTQRARRAAAAYSGNSYNAGENTAYDNTTAATPAAPAKKKGWKSWSHTAKGAVVGAGAGAVTGAIVNKDRLKGAAIGTLIGAGTGAATGAIVDHQKKKKAQQ
- a CDS encoding RNA polymerase sigma-70 factor, yielding MGEPTDIALLQGLKNNDEEAFTGIYNRYWQPLYYTAVNVLQQAPLAEDIVQEVFISLWRRRDELEITHLKAYLSKAVKFQVLKTIRDNKADHLFYERLQRITATIIKEDPLLGKEMQAIFTRLAADLPEDCREIFRLSREEGLTYHEIASRLQISVKTVEKKMSFSLKYFRTGLSEVLLLFMLTRIH
- a CDS encoding FecR family protein; the protein is MEKEIFRQLIKRCLEGTATAEERQLVDAYYNRLEKDAMARLAPAEEEALRERMLHRIHHAVQEAAPEVPVLVTRGRAWWQYAAAAAVLGILVAAGGYFFMQQRSVVPKEVGAVNQPEGQIPGYNKATLTLANGVVVPLDSTGHQVIRQGNVTVYQQKGLLEYKEKGKGNGMAFNTLKTPRGAQYRLTLPDGTGVWLNAASELKYPTSFQGKERRVYLSGEGYFEIAANAQQPFVVSANDVDVNVLGTQFNIMAYADEAFVKTTLLQGAVKVSKEQAAVVLQPGQAAILNNGRSDIQVRQTNTTEDVAWKNGYFVFNNENLESIMKKIVRYYDVEVEYRTDISNKNFGGSVARFSSLAELLSTLELTGIVHFKMDGNKVIVMP